A genomic segment from Klebsiella africana encodes:
- the ubiI gene encoding FAD-dependent 2-octaprenylphenol hydroxylase: MQSVDVAIVGGGMVGLAVACGLQGSGLRVAVLEKAEPQPLAADAPPALRVSAINAASEKLLTKLDVWREIVAQRASCYHGMEVWDKDSFGRISFDDQSMGFSHLGYIIENAVVHYALWQKAQRCADVTLLAPAELQQVAWGENEAFLSLQDGSMLTARLVIGADGANSWLRNKADIPLTFWDYHHHALVATIRTAEPHQAVARQAFHGEGILAFLPLSDPHLCSIVWSLSPAEAQRMQQADETTFSQALNIAFDNRLGLCQLASEREVFPLTGRYARQFAAHRLALVGDAAHTIHPLAGQGVNLGFMDAAELIDELKRLHAQGKDIGQHLYLRRYERSRKHSAALMLAGMQGFREMFSGSHPAKKFLRDMGLKLADTLPGVKPQLIRQAMGLNDLPAWLR, from the coding sequence GTGCAAAGTGTTGATGTTGCCATTGTTGGCGGTGGAATGGTGGGGCTGGCGGTAGCCTGCGGTCTACAGGGTAGCGGCCTGCGCGTCGCGGTGCTGGAGAAAGCAGAGCCGCAACCGCTGGCCGCCGATGCGCCGCCGGCGCTGCGCGTTTCGGCGATTAATGCCGCCAGCGAAAAGCTGCTGACGAAGCTGGACGTCTGGCGCGAGATCGTTGCCCAGCGCGCCAGCTGCTATCACGGTATGGAAGTGTGGGATAAAGACAGCTTTGGCCGCATTAGCTTCGATGACCAGAGCATGGGCTTTAGCCACCTTGGCTATATCATCGAAAATGCCGTAGTGCATTATGCATTGTGGCAGAAGGCGCAACGCTGCGCTGACGTCACCCTTCTGGCGCCGGCGGAACTTCAGCAGGTGGCGTGGGGCGAGAATGAAGCCTTTCTCAGCCTGCAGGACGGCAGCATGCTCACCGCCCGGCTGGTGATCGGCGCCGATGGCGCCAATTCGTGGCTGCGCAATAAAGCCGATATTCCATTGACCTTCTGGGATTACCATCATCATGCGCTGGTGGCGACCATCCGTACCGCTGAGCCGCACCAGGCGGTGGCCCGCCAGGCGTTCCATGGCGAGGGTATTCTGGCCTTCCTGCCGCTCAGCGATCCACATCTGTGCTCGATCGTCTGGTCGCTGTCGCCGGCGGAAGCGCAGCGGATGCAGCAGGCTGATGAAACCACCTTCAGCCAGGCGCTGAATATCGCCTTCGATAATCGCCTTGGTCTCTGCCAACTGGCAAGCGAACGTGAAGTCTTCCCGCTGACCGGCCGCTATGCCCGTCAGTTTGCCGCCCACCGGCTGGCGCTGGTCGGCGATGCCGCGCATACCATTCACCCGCTGGCCGGGCAGGGGGTCAACCTCGGTTTTATGGATGCCGCCGAGCTTATCGATGAGCTGAAGCGCCTGCACGCCCAGGGCAAAGATATCGGCCAGCACCTTTATCTGCGCCGCTACGAGCGCAGCCGCAAGCACAGTGCGGCGCTGATGCTGGCGGGTATGCAGGGCTTCCGCGAAATGTTCTCCGGTAGCCATCCGGCGAAGAAATTCCTCCGCGATATGGGGCTCAAACTGGCTGATACGCTGCCGGGCGTGAAACCGCAGCTGATTCGCCAGGCGATGGGCCTGAACGATCTCCCCGCCTGGTTACGTTAA
- the gcvT gene encoding glycine cleavage system aminomethyltransferase GcvT, which translates to MAQQTPLYEQHTLCGARMVDFHGWMMPLHYGSQIDEHHAVRGDAGMFDVSHMTIVDFHGSRIREFLRYLLANDVAKLTTPGKALYTGMLTASAGVIDDLIVYFLSEDYFRLVVNSATREKDLAWIREQAEPYGLEITVRDDLSLIAVQGPQAKAKAATLFTDAQRQAVEGMKPFFGVQAGDLFIATTGYTGEAGYEIAMPNEQAADFWRGLLDAGVKPCGLGARDTLRLEAGMNLYGQEMDEGVSPLAANMGWTIAWEPADRNFIGREALEMQREKGTEQLVGLVMTEKGVLRGGLPVRFTDSDGNQKEGIITSGTFSPTLGYSIALARVPAGIGETAVVQIRNREMPVKVTKPGFVRNGKAIV; encoded by the coding sequence ATGGCTCAACAGACTCCGTTGTATGAACAACACACGCTGTGCGGCGCTCGCATGGTGGATTTCCATGGCTGGATGATGCCGCTGCATTACGGGTCCCAGATTGATGAGCACCATGCGGTGCGCGGCGATGCAGGGATGTTCGATGTGTCGCATATGACCATCGTCGATTTCCACGGCAGCCGGATCCGCGAGTTCTTGCGCTATTTACTGGCCAACGATGTGGCGAAGCTGACCACCCCAGGCAAAGCGCTCTACACCGGCATGTTGACCGCCTCCGCTGGCGTCATCGATGACCTGATTGTTTATTTCCTCTCTGAAGATTATTTCCGCCTCGTTGTTAACTCTGCCACCCGTGAAAAAGACCTCGCCTGGATCCGTGAACAAGCCGAACCTTACGGCCTCGAAATTACCGTTCGCGACGATCTGTCGCTGATCGCGGTGCAGGGTCCGCAGGCGAAAGCGAAGGCGGCGACGCTGTTTACTGATGCGCAGCGCCAGGCCGTGGAAGGCATGAAGCCGTTCTTCGGTGTACAGGCCGGCGACCTGTTTATCGCCACCACCGGTTATACCGGCGAAGCGGGTTATGAAATCGCGATGCCGAACGAGCAGGCGGCGGATTTCTGGCGTGGTCTGCTGGACGCTGGCGTTAAGCCGTGTGGTCTTGGCGCGCGCGACACCCTGCGCCTGGAAGCCGGGATGAACCTGTACGGCCAGGAGATGGACGAAGGCGTTTCCCCGCTGGCGGCGAACATGGGCTGGACTATCGCCTGGGAGCCCGCCGATCGTAACTTCATCGGCCGCGAAGCGCTTGAGATGCAGCGCGAAAAAGGCACCGAGCAGCTGGTTGGCCTGGTGATGACCGAGAAAGGCGTCCTGCGCGGCGGCCTGCCGGTACGTTTTACCGATAGCGACGGTAATCAAAAAGAAGGCATTATCACCAGCGGCACCTTCTCGCCGACGCTGGGCTACAGCATCGCGCTGGCTCGCGTACCGGCCGGGATTGGCGAAACCGCGGTGGTGCAAATTCGTAACCGTGAAATGCCGGTAAAAGTGACTAAACCTGGTTTTGTACGCAATGGCAAAGCCATTGTGTGA
- the gcvH gene encoding glycine cleavage system protein GcvH, whose translation MSNVPAELKYSKEHEWLRKEADGTYTVGITEHAQELLGDMVFVDLPEVGATVEAGADCAVAESVKAASDIYAPISGEIVAVNEELNDSPELVNSDPYTDGWIFKIKASDEAQVAALLDAAAYEALLEDE comes from the coding sequence ATGAGCAACGTACCAGCAGAACTGAAATACAGCAAAGAACACGAGTGGCTGCGTAAAGAAGCGGACGGCACCTATACCGTCGGGATCACCGAGCACGCGCAGGAGCTGCTTGGCGATATGGTTTTCGTTGACCTGCCGGAAGTAGGCGCCACCGTTGAAGCGGGCGCCGATTGCGCCGTTGCCGAATCCGTGAAAGCGGCTTCCGATATCTACGCGCCGATTAGCGGTGAAATCGTTGCCGTCAACGAAGAGCTGAACGACTCTCCGGAACTGGTCAACAGCGACCCGTATACCGACGGCTGGATCTTCAAAATCAAAGCCAGCGACGAAGCGCAGGTTGCCGCGCTGCTGGATGCCGCCGCATATGAAGCTCTGTTAGAAGACGAATAA
- the gcvP gene encoding aminomethyl-transferring glycine dehydrogenase, producing the protein MTQTLSQLENRDAFIERHIGPDAQQQQEMLKTVGADSLNALIGQIVPQDIQLATPPQVGDATTEFAALAELKAIAGRNKRFKSYIGMGYTAVQLPPVIQRNMLENPGWYTAYTPYQPEVSQGRLESLLNFQQVTLDLTGLDIASASLLDEATAAAEAMAMAKRVSKLKNANRFFVAADVHPQTLDVVRTRAETFGFDVIVDDADKVLDHQDVFGVLLQQVGTTGEIHDYSKLIAELKARKVIVSVAADFMALVLLTAPGKQGADIVFGSAQRFGVPMGYGGPHAAFFAAKDEFKRSMPGRIIGVSKDAAGNTALRMAMQTREQHIRREKANSNICTSQVLLANIASLYAVFHGPAGLKRIAGRIHRLTDILADGLQKKGLKLRHAHYFDTLCVEVADKAAVLARAEALQINLRSDIHGAVGITLDEATTREDVLNLFRAIVGDDHGLDIDTLDKDVALDSRSIPAAMLRDDAILTHPVFNRYHSETEMMRYMHALERKDLALNQAMIPLGSCTMKLNAAAEMIPITWPEFAELHPFCPVDQAEGYHQMIAQLSDWLVKLTGYDAVCMQPNSGAQGEYAGLLAIRHYHESRNEGHRDICLIPSSAHGTNPASAQMAGMQVVVVACDKNGNIDLADLREKAEQAGANLSCIMVTYPSTHGVYEETIREVCEIVHQFGGQVYLDGANMNAQVGITSPGFIGADVSHLNLHKTFCIPHGGGGPGMGPIGVKAHLAPFVPGHSVVQIEGMLTRQGAVSAAPFGSASILPISWMYIRMMGAEGLKQASQNAILNANYIATRLKDAYPVLYTGRDGRVAHECILDIRPLKEETGISELDIAKRLIDFGFHAPTMSFPVAGTLMVEPTESESKVELDRFIDAMLAIRAEIDRVKAGEWPLEDNPLVNAPHTQGELVGEWNHPYSRELAVFPAGLHNKYWPTVKRLDDVYGDRNLFCSCVPMSEYQ; encoded by the coding sequence ATGACTCAGACTTTAAGTCAGCTTGAAAACCGCGACGCCTTTATTGAACGTCACATTGGCCCGGACGCTCAGCAGCAGCAAGAGATGCTGAAGACCGTCGGCGCGGATTCGCTTAACGCCCTGATCGGCCAGATTGTGCCGCAGGATATCCAGCTGGCGACCCCACCGCAGGTGGGCGACGCGACTACCGAATTCGCCGCTCTGGCGGAGCTAAAGGCGATTGCCGGTCGCAACAAGCGCTTCAAGTCTTACATCGGCATGGGCTATACCGCCGTGCAGCTGCCGCCGGTTATTCAGCGCAACATGCTGGAAAACCCGGGCTGGTACACTGCCTATACCCCTTACCAGCCGGAAGTATCCCAGGGCCGTCTGGAATCGCTGCTCAACTTCCAGCAGGTCACGCTGGATCTGACCGGGTTGGATATCGCTTCCGCTTCGCTGCTTGATGAAGCCACCGCCGCCGCCGAAGCGATGGCGATGGCCAAACGCGTCAGTAAACTGAAGAACGCCAACCGATTCTTCGTTGCCGCCGACGTCCATCCGCAAACCCTGGACGTGGTGCGCACCCGTGCGGAAACCTTCGGCTTCGACGTGATCGTCGATGACGCCGACAAAGTGCTCGATCACCAGGATGTCTTTGGCGTGCTGCTGCAGCAGGTGGGCACCACCGGTGAAATCCACGATTACAGCAAACTGATCGCTGAGCTGAAAGCGCGCAAAGTGATTGTCAGCGTCGCCGCTGACTTTATGGCGCTGGTGCTGCTGACGGCGCCGGGCAAGCAGGGCGCGGATATCGTCTTCGGTTCCGCCCAACGTTTCGGCGTGCCGATGGGCTACGGCGGCCCGCACGCGGCCTTCTTCGCGGCGAAAGATGAATTCAAACGCTCCATGCCGGGCCGGATTATCGGCGTATCGAAAGATGCGGCGGGTAATACCGCGCTGCGCATGGCGATGCAGACTCGCGAGCAGCACATCCGCCGTGAGAAAGCGAACTCCAACATTTGTACCTCGCAGGTCCTGCTGGCCAACATCGCCAGCCTGTACGCGGTATTCCACGGCCCGGCGGGCCTGAAACGTATCGCTGGCCGCATTCATCGCCTGACCGACATTCTGGCGGACGGCCTGCAGAAGAAAGGGCTGAAGCTGCGCCATGCGCACTACTTCGACACCCTGTGCGTGGAAGTGGCGGATAAAGCCGCGGTGCTGGCGCGTGCCGAAGCGCTGCAGATTAACCTGCGTAGCGATATTCACGGCGCGGTGGGCATTACGCTCGATGAAGCGACCACCCGCGAAGATGTGCTGAACCTGTTCCGCGCTATCGTCGGCGACGATCACGGTTTGGACATCGATACTCTGGATAAAGACGTGGCGCTGGATAGCCGTTCGATCCCGGCGGCGATGCTGCGCGATGATGCGATCCTCACCCATCCGGTGTTTAACCGCTACCATAGCGAAACCGAGATGATGCGCTACATGCACGCCCTGGAGCGTAAAGATCTGGCGCTGAACCAGGCGATGATCCCGCTGGGTTCCTGCACCATGAAGCTGAACGCCGCGGCGGAGATGATCCCGATCACCTGGCCGGAATTCGCCGAGCTGCACCCGTTCTGCCCGGTTGACCAGGCGGAAGGGTATCACCAGATGATCGCCCAGCTGTCTGACTGGCTGGTGAAACTGACCGGCTATGACGCCGTCTGTATGCAGCCGAACTCCGGCGCGCAGGGTGAATATGCTGGCCTGCTGGCGATTCGCCATTATCACGAGAGCCGCAACGAAGGCCATCGCGATATCTGCCTGATCCCTAGCTCCGCGCACGGCACCAACCCGGCTTCCGCGCAGATGGCGGGTATGCAGGTCGTGGTCGTTGCCTGCGACAAAAACGGCAACATCGATCTTGCCGACCTGCGTGAAAAAGCAGAGCAGGCAGGGGCGAATCTCTCCTGCATCATGGTCACCTATCCGTCGACCCACGGCGTGTATGAAGAGACCATTCGCGAAGTGTGCGAGATCGTGCACCAGTTCGGCGGCCAGGTTTATCTCGACGGCGCCAACATGAACGCCCAGGTCGGGATCACTTCCCCGGGCTTTATCGGGGCTGACGTTTCGCACCTTAACCTGCATAAAACGTTCTGCATTCCGCACGGCGGCGGCGGCCCGGGTATGGGCCCTATCGGCGTGAAAGCGCACCTGGCGCCGTTTGTACCGGGCCACAGCGTGGTACAGATTGAAGGGATGCTGACCCGTCAGGGCGCGGTCTCCGCCGCGCCGTTCGGCAGCGCGTCCATTTTGCCGATCAGCTGGATGTATATCCGCATGATGGGCGCGGAAGGGCTGAAGCAGGCGAGCCAGAACGCGATCCTTAACGCCAACTACATCGCTACCCGGCTGAAAGACGCCTACCCGGTACTGTACACCGGCCGCGATGGTCGCGTGGCGCACGAATGTATTCTCGATATTCGTCCGCTGAAAGAAGAGACCGGCATTAGCGAGCTGGATATCGCCAAGCGACTGATCGACTTTGGCTTCCATGCGCCGACCATGTCTTTCCCGGTAGCGGGAACGCTGATGGTTGAGCCGACGGAATCGGAAAGCAAGGTCGAGCTGGACCGCTTTATCGATGCGATGCTGGCGATCCGCGCGGAAATCGATCGCGTTAAAGCTGGTGAATGGCCGCTGGAAGACAACCCGCTGGTGAACGCGCCGCACACCCAGGGCGAGCTGGTGGGCGAGTGGAACCATCCGTACAGCCGCGAGCTGGCGGTATTCCCGGCTGGGTTGCACAACAAGTACTGGCCGACGGTGAAACGCCTGGATGACGTCTACGGCGACCGCAACCTGTTCTGCTCCTGCGTACCGATGAGCGAATACCAGTAA
- a CDS encoding SDR family oxidoreductase codes for MAIALISGASRGIGRATGLLLAQEGYTVAVNYHHNIKAATEVVNTIVESGGKATALRADISDEAQVMAMFEAIDRMGEPLTALVNNAGILFTQCTVESLSAERINRVLATNVTGYFLCCREAVKRMSHRHGGKGGAIVNVSSAAARLGAPGEYVDYAASKGAVDTLTTGLALEVAAQGIRVNGVRPGLIYTEMHASGGEPGRVDRVKGSLPMQRGGQPEEVAQAIAWLLSDKASYVTGSFLELAGGK; via the coding sequence ATGGCGATAGCTCTGATTAGCGGCGCGAGCCGCGGCATAGGCCGGGCGACGGGGCTGCTGTTGGCGCAGGAAGGGTATACCGTGGCGGTCAATTACCATCACAACATTAAAGCCGCCACCGAAGTGGTCAATACCATAGTTGAATCTGGCGGCAAAGCCACGGCGCTGCGGGCGGATATCAGCGATGAAGCGCAGGTGATGGCGATGTTTGAGGCGATTGACCGTATGGGCGAACCGCTGACGGCGTTGGTCAACAACGCCGGGATCCTGTTTACCCAATGTACGGTGGAGAGCCTGAGCGCCGAGCGTATTAACCGCGTGCTGGCCACCAACGTCACCGGTTATTTCCTTTGCTGCCGTGAGGCGGTAAAGCGCATGTCGCATCGGCATGGCGGCAAGGGCGGGGCGATAGTTAACGTGTCGTCGGCGGCGGCGCGCCTTGGCGCGCCGGGAGAGTACGTTGACTATGCCGCGTCGAAAGGGGCGGTAGATACCCTGACCACTGGGCTGGCGCTGGAGGTGGCGGCGCAGGGGATCCGGGTCAACGGTGTGCGTCCGGGGCTGATTTATACCGAAATGCACGCCTCCGGCGGTGAACCGGGGCGTGTGGATCGAGTGAAAGGCTCGCTACCGATGCAGCGCGGCGGCCAGCCGGAAGAGGTCGCTCAGGCCATTGCCTGGCTGCTGAGCGACAAAGCGTCGTATGTGACGGGCAGTTTCCTTGAACTGGCGGGCGGGAAATAA
- a CDS encoding protein disulfide oxidoreductase, whose protein sequence is MASKIRRWLRELAVWLLVGAAVSLAVDYFRQPALPQNVSATSLQTLDGKTLDLNAMSQQKPLLLYVWATWCGVCRYTTPSVASLAADGGNVLTVALRSGDNATLETWLARKKMTLPTVNDPSGQLARQWDVQVTPTLVFISQGEVKSVTTGWTSSWGMRLRMWLASW, encoded by the coding sequence GTGGCCAGTAAAATCAGGCGCTGGCTGCGCGAGCTGGCGGTGTGGCTGCTGGTTGGCGCGGCGGTGAGCCTGGCGGTGGATTATTTTCGCCAGCCCGCGCTACCGCAAAACGTCAGCGCCACATCGCTGCAAACCCTCGACGGTAAAACGCTGGATCTGAACGCTATGAGCCAGCAAAAGCCGCTGCTGCTGTACGTCTGGGCGACCTGGTGCGGAGTCTGTCGCTATACCACGCCGTCGGTGGCATCACTTGCCGCCGACGGCGGCAATGTGCTGACGGTAGCCCTGCGTTCCGGCGATAACGCCACGCTGGAGACGTGGCTTGCCAGAAAGAAAATGACGCTGCCGACGGTAAATGATCCGAGCGGCCAGCTGGCGCGGCAGTGGGACGTGCAGGTGACGCCAACGCTGGTGTTCATTTCTCAAGGCGAGGTGAAGTCGGTTACCACCGGCTGGACCAGCAGTTGGGGAATGCGCCTGAGGATGTGGCTGGCCTCCTGGTAG
- a CDS encoding DsbA family protein, whose amino-acid sequence MRAITALLLLCVSAFSFAAPAEEPQSNGNNQLAQLLFNDPNSPRTGAKDPKLTIVSFTDYNCPYCKQFDPLLEKIVHDNPDIQLIVKLLPFKGQSSVNAAKAALSTWRQQPDKFWALHQRLMAKKGYHDDASIAAAQKKTATDSVSIDDKTMDSLKMNLILSQVLNIQGTPATIIGDQMVAGAIPADELEGLVKEQLAKARGQ is encoded by the coding sequence ATGAGAGCTATCACCGCCTTATTACTGCTGTGCGTATCGGCCTTCAGCTTCGCCGCTCCGGCGGAAGAACCGCAATCGAACGGTAATAACCAGTTAGCCCAGCTGCTGTTTAACGATCCGAATAGCCCGCGCACCGGCGCGAAAGATCCGAAGCTCACAATCGTCTCGTTTACCGATTACAACTGCCCTTACTGCAAACAGTTTGATCCGCTGCTGGAAAAAATCGTCCACGATAATCCGGACATCCAGCTCATCGTTAAGCTGCTGCCGTTTAAAGGGCAGAGTTCGGTGAATGCCGCTAAAGCCGCGCTCTCCACCTGGCGTCAGCAGCCCGATAAATTCTGGGCGCTGCATCAGCGGCTGATGGCGAAAAAAGGCTATCACGATGACGCCAGTATCGCCGCCGCGCAGAAGAAAACCGCCACCGATAGCGTCAGTATCGATGACAAGACCATGGATTCGCTGAAAATGAACCTGATTTTGTCGCAGGTGCTGAATATTCAGGGCACCCCGGCGACCATCATCGGCGATCAGATGGTCGCCGGCGCGATCCCTGCTGATGAGCTGGAGGGGCTGGTGAAAGAGCAGCTGGCGAAAGCCCGTGGCCAGTAA
- a CDS encoding protein-disulfide reductase DsbD family protein: MYMVFRRLLVCLLWLWLPVSQAADSGWLRAADNQHASVRLRAQTESNGDTRLLLDVALEKGRKTYWRSPGEGGIAPAIAWHTPLEVNWRWPTPQRFDVAGISTQGYHGEVSFPMTLHGKIPPALSGVLTLSTCSNVCILTDYPFSLDMTTPAAERFNYDFTRAMGTLPLRDGLTSALSASYVSGTLTVIARREAGWQQPALYIDSMEDVDFGKPSFTTRGDTLTATVPVTDSWGEAAPDLSGKTLSLVLADSGQAQESQIAVAAGSAAPGLALGWVLLMALAGGLILNVMPCVLPVLAMKLGSLVQTERRERGAVRRQFLASVCGIVVSFLALALMMTALRLGNQALGWGIQFQNPWFIGALALVMVLFSASLLGLFEIRLSSSASTFLATRGGNGLMGHFWQGAFATLLATPCTAPFLGTAVSVALVAPLPLLWGIFFAMGIGMSLPWLLIVAWPGLAQRLPRPGRWMNHLRVVLGLMMLGSALWLVSLLTIHIGRTPVLTLLVILAIALLLTTAWRYRWRTALRAGALAIVVAGAVAFVAQQDAQGPRRDRVNWQPLSEQAIASALAKHKRVFIDVTADWCVTCKANKYNVLLRDDVQQALLAPDVVALRGDWSRPSADISQFLTARGSAAVPFNQIYGPGLPQGQILPALLDREQLLATLSAAKGK; this comes from the coding sequence ATGTATATGGTATTCAGGCGGCTGCTGGTCTGCCTGCTTTGGCTATGGCTGCCCGTCAGCCAGGCCGCCGATAGCGGCTGGCTGCGCGCCGCCGACAATCAACACGCCAGCGTGCGCCTGCGGGCGCAAACCGAGAGCAATGGCGACACTCGCCTGCTTTTAGACGTAGCGCTGGAAAAGGGCAGGAAAACCTACTGGCGTTCGCCAGGGGAAGGCGGCATCGCGCCGGCTATCGCCTGGCATACGCCGCTGGAGGTGAACTGGCGCTGGCCGACGCCGCAACGCTTCGACGTCGCGGGTATTTCCACTCAGGGCTATCACGGCGAGGTCAGCTTCCCGATGACGCTGCACGGGAAGATACCGCCGGCGCTCAGCGGCGTCCTGACGCTCTCTACCTGCAGCAATGTCTGTATTCTGACTGACTATCCCTTTTCGCTGGATATGACGACTCCGGCGGCGGAGCGATTTAATTACGATTTCACCCGCGCGATGGGCACGCTACCCCTGCGTGATGGTCTCACCTCGGCGCTTAGCGCCAGCTACGTCAGCGGTACGCTGACGGTAATCGCCCGCCGAGAGGCCGGCTGGCAGCAGCCAGCGCTGTATATCGACAGCATGGAGGATGTCGATTTCGGCAAACCGAGTTTTACCACCCGTGGCGATACGTTGACCGCCACTGTACCGGTCACCGATAGCTGGGGCGAAGCGGCGCCGGATCTGAGCGGCAAAACGCTGTCGCTGGTGCTGGCCGACAGCGGTCAGGCGCAGGAAAGCCAAATCGCCGTCGCCGCCGGCAGCGCCGCGCCGGGGCTGGCGTTAGGCTGGGTGCTGCTGATGGCCCTGGCCGGCGGGCTTATCCTGAACGTGATGCCCTGCGTGCTGCCGGTGCTGGCCATGAAGCTCGGCTCGCTGGTGCAAACCGAACGTCGCGAACGCGGCGCGGTGCGGCGGCAGTTTCTCGCCTCGGTATGCGGGATCGTCGTCTCCTTCCTGGCCCTGGCCTTGATGATGACCGCGCTACGCTTAGGTAATCAGGCGCTCGGCTGGGGCATCCAGTTCCAGAACCCGTGGTTTATCGGCGCGCTGGCGCTGGTGATGGTGCTGTTCAGCGCCAGTTTATTGGGGCTGTTCGAAATCCGCCTCTCCTCAAGCGCCAGTACTTTCCTCGCCACCCGCGGCGGCAACGGCTTAATGGGCCATTTCTGGCAAGGCGCCTTCGCCACTCTGCTGGCGACGCCCTGTACCGCGCCGTTCCTCGGTACCGCCGTTTCGGTGGCGCTGGTGGCGCCCCTGCCGCTGCTGTGGGGCATTTTCTTCGCCATGGGGATCGGCATGAGCCTGCCGTGGCTGCTGATCGTCGCCTGGCCGGGGCTGGCGCAACGTCTACCGCGCCCGGGCCGCTGGATGAATCATCTGCGCGTGGTACTGGGGTTGATGATGCTCGGTTCAGCGCTATGGCTGGTCAGCCTGCTGACGATCCACATCGGCCGTACGCCGGTGCTTACCCTGCTGGTGATTCTGGCCATCGCCCTGCTCCTGACCACCGCCTGGCGCTACCGCTGGCGTACGGCGCTGCGCGCGGGCGCTCTGGCCATCGTGGTGGCGGGCGCCGTCGCCTTTGTCGCACAACAGGACGCCCAGGGCCCGCGCCGCGACCGGGTTAACTGGCAGCCGCTCAGCGAGCAGGCTATCGCCAGCGCCCTGGCGAAGCATAAGCGGGTATTTATTGATGTCACCGCCGACTGGTGCGTGACCTGTAAAGCCAATAAATACAACGTGCTGCTGCGCGATGACGTCCAGCAGGCGCTGTTAGCGCCGGACGTAGTCGCCTTACGCGGCGACTGGAGCCGCCCCTCCGCTGACATTAGTCAGTTTTTAACCGCACGCGGCAGCGCCGCGGTGCCGTTTAACCAGATTTACGGACCGGGATTGCCGCAGGGACAGATTCTGCCTGCGCTGTTAGATCGCGAACAACTTCTCGCCACCCTGTCCGCCGCGAAAGGAAAATAA
- a CDS encoding copper resistance protein, whose protein sequence is MIKRQRKAILFVLLACLVVLTCTAQRMAGMHALVMNLTADSPSLQQNQDRAEAPVTPCELSAKSLMAVPPMLFEGALLAITLLLAVLAATPPRIERQWPPRVISSPRLRVHLRLCVFRE, encoded by the coding sequence ATGATTAAGCGACAACGCAAAGCCATTCTTTTTGTCCTCCTGGCCTGTCTGGTGGTGCTGACCTGCACCGCTCAACGGATGGCCGGGATGCACGCGCTGGTCATGAACCTCACCGCCGACAGCCCGTCGCTACAGCAAAACCAGGATAGGGCCGAGGCGCCGGTCACGCCGTGCGAGCTCAGCGCCAAGTCGCTGATGGCCGTTCCGCCGATGCTGTTTGAAGGGGCGCTGTTGGCTATCACTCTGCTGCTGGCGGTGCTGGCGGCGACCCCGCCGCGTATCGAACGCCAGTGGCCTCCCCGCGTTATCTCCTCACCCCGATTGCGGGTGCATCTGCGATTATGCGTCTTCCGTGAGTGA